A genomic region of Ignavibacteria bacterium contains the following coding sequences:
- a CDS encoding ATP-dependent Clp protease ATP-binding subunit has product MEPNYSNRAHDVIRISREEALRLGHDYIGTEHLLLGIIKEGEGIAIKILKNLGVDLHKLKKAIEDTVKSTGGTLTIGNIPFTKSAEKVLRISQIEAKIYKSEVIGTEHLLLSLLRDEENIACQILHQFNVNYEAVRAELNNIISGKSGYNDFIPPMGKAEKKVERTRTPVLDNFGRDLTKLAAEDKLDPVIGREREIERVVQILSRRKKNNPVLIGEQGVGKTAIAEGLALRIVQKKVPRVLYDKRVVTLDLAALVAGTKYRGQFEERMKALMNELEKAKDVILFIDELHTIVGAGGASGSLDASNMFKPALARGDLQCIGATTLDEYRQYIEKDGALDRRFQKVLVEPTTVEETIEILRNIKYRYEEHHNVRYTDEAIKACVILSDRYITDRHLPDKAIDVLDEAGAKVRLNNIVVPQEILDLEEEIAQIKQKKIQVVKSQNYEEAAKLRDMEQRLQAELERLKEQWEIESSTIVHEVTEEDVAQIVSMMTGIPVTRVAQSESEKLLHMEDYLKQYVVGQDEAIEKISKAIRRARAGLKDPKRPIGSFIFLGPTGVGKTELAKVLAKYLFDSEDALVRIDMSEYMEKFSVSRLIGAPPGYVGYEEGGQLTEKVRRKPYSVILLDEIEKAHPDVFNILLQVLDDGILTDGLGRRVDFKNTIIIMTSNIGTRDIKKVGKMGFGQKEVEDDDYEKMKETIEDSMKKLFNPEFLNRIDDYIIFHKLTKEHINQIIDIKLRDITARLKNQGFKLVLTDAARNFLVEKGYDPVFGARPLNRALRKYLEDPVAEVMLKGIVKGASIFLVDHISGQDELTFTMTNSEELPSEDKEIEEKINP; this is encoded by the coding sequence ATGGAACCGAATTATTCAAATAGAGCACACGATGTAATTAGAATAAGTCGAGAAGAAGCCTTGAGGCTCGGTCATGATTATATTGGAACCGAGCATCTGCTTCTTGGAATTATTAAAGAAGGTGAAGGAATTGCGATAAAGATTTTAAAAAATCTTGGTGTTGATTTACATAAACTTAAAAAAGCTATTGAAGATACAGTAAAATCAACTGGTGGAACTTTAACGATTGGAAATATTCCATTTACTAAATCTGCTGAGAAAGTTTTAAGAATTTCTCAGATTGAAGCAAAAATTTATAAATCAGAAGTTATTGGAACAGAACACCTTCTACTCTCATTACTTCGTGATGAAGAGAACATCGCCTGCCAGATTTTACATCAATTTAATGTTAATTATGAAGCAGTTAGAGCTGAATTAAATAATATAATTAGCGGTAAATCAGGATATAATGATTTTATACCACCTATGGGAAAAGCTGAGAAAAAAGTTGAAAGAACAAGAACACCTGTTCTTGATAATTTTGGACGAGATTTAACAAAACTGGCTGCTGAAGATAAGCTTGATCCAGTTATTGGTCGTGAAAGAGAAATTGAAAGAGTTGTACAAATCTTAAGCAGACGAAAGAAAAATAATCCAGTTTTGATTGGTGAACAGGGTGTTGGTAAAACAGCTATTGCCGAAGGACTTGCTCTTCGAATTGTTCAAAAGAAAGTTCCGAGAGTTTTGTATGATAAACGAGTTGTTACGCTTGATTTAGCTGCTCTTGTTGCAGGCACTAAATATCGTGGACAATTCGAAGAGAGAATGAAAGCCTTAATGAATGAGCTCGAAAAAGCTAAAGATGTAATTTTATTTATTGATGAATTGCATACGATTGTTGGTGCTGGCGGAGCTTCTGGTTCACTTGATGCTTCAAATATGTTTAAGCCGGCACTTGCAAGAGGGGATTTACAATGCATCGGTGCAACAACTCTTGACGAGTATAGGCAATATATTGAGAAAGATGGTGCATTAGACAGAAGATTTCAAAAAGTTTTAGTTGAGCCAACTACTGTCGAAGAGACTATTGAAATTCTAAGAAACATTAAATACAGATACGAAGAACATCACAATGTTCGTTATACCGATGAAGCAATTAAAGCTTGTGTAATTCTAAGTGATCGATACATTACTGACCGCCATCTTCCAGATAAAGCAATTGATGTGCTGGATGAAGCAGGAGCAAAAGTAAGACTAAATAATATTGTTGTGCCTCAAGAAATTTTGGATCTGGAAGAGGAGATAGCTCAAATTAAACAGAAAAAAATTCAGGTTGTGAAGAGTCAGAATTACGAAGAGGCTGCTAAATTGAGAGATATGGAACAAAGACTGCAGGCTGAGCTTGAGAGATTAAAAGAACAATGGGAAATTGAATCAAGCACAATTGTTCATGAAGTAACCGAAGAAGATGTTGCACAGATTGTTTCTATGATGACAGGTATTCCTGTAACAAGAGTTGCTCAATCTGAGTCTGAAAAGTTACTGCATATGGAAGATTATTTGAAGCAATATGTTGTCGGTCAAGATGAAGCAATAGAAAAAATTTCAAAAGCCATAAGAAGAGCTCGAGCAGGCTTAAAAGATCCTAAGAGACCAATTGGAAGCTTTATTTTCTTAGGTCCAACTGGTGTTGGTAAAACTGAACTTGCCAAAGTCCTTGCTAAATATTTGTTTGATTCCGAAGATGCTCTTGTGAGAATTGATATGTCAGAATATATGGAAAAATTCTCGGTGAGTAGATTAATTGGTGCACCTCCGGGATATGTTGGTTATGAAGAAGGTGGACAGTTAACGGAAAAAGTCAGACGAAAACCTTATTCTGTAATTTTACTTGATGAGATAGAAAAAGCTCATCCCGATGTTTTCAATATTTTACTCCAGGTTCTTGATGATGGAATTCTGACCGATGGACTTGGTAGACGAGTCGATTTCAAAAATACAATCATTATTATGACTTCAAATATTGGAACAAGAGATATTAAAAAAGTTGGGAAAATGGGATTTGGTCAAAAGGAAGTTGAAGATGATGATTATGAAAAAATGAAAGAAACAATTGAAGATTCGATGAAAAAACTTTTCAATCCCGAATTCCTTAATCGTATCGATGATTATATCATATTCCATAAATTAACGAAAGAACATATTAACCAGATTATTGATATTAAGTTGCGCGATATAACGGCAAGATTAAAAAATCAGGGCTTCAAGCTTGTATTGACTGATGCAGCAAGAAATTTCCTTGTTGAAAAAGGTTATGATCCTGTATTTGGAGCAAGACCTTTGAACAGAGCTTTGAGAAAATATCTTGAAGATCCTGTTGCAGAGGTAATGCTTAAGGGAATTGTTAAGGGGGCCTCAATCTTTCTTGTTGATCATATTAGTGGTCAAGACGAATTAACATTTACAATGACAAACTCGGAGGAATTACCTTCTGAGGATAAAGAGATTGAGGAAAAAATAAATCCCTGA
- a CDS encoding N-acetylmuramoyl-L-alanine amidase, whose translation MLKNLFKTIFILSFILYSGCSTNFIAKENKIIIHPRNTWGANYPKPFKSHTTVRITIHHEGTYFPQDSLAFRHIKNIQIWGMGEKKWADVPYHFFIDGFGNIIEGRNIFTAGETNTSYNPEGHILISIIGEYHKSQKLNADQYNSLINLITHLCKKYQISPDSIRGHRDYCKPNETDCPGDNIYQFIESRKIIDDVKKKIKE comes from the coding sequence ATGCTAAAAAATTTATTCAAAACAATATTCATTTTATCTTTCATTCTTTATTCGGGATGTTCAACTAACTTTATTGCGAAAGAAAATAAAATCATTATTCATCCAAGAAATACTTGGGGAGCCAATTATCCTAAACCTTTCAAATCACATACAACAGTTAGAATAACCATTCATCACGAAGGAACATATTTCCCGCAGGATAGCCTTGCTTTTAGACACATTAAAAATATCCAAATCTGGGGAATGGGAGAAAAGAAATGGGCAGATGTACCATATCACTTTTTTATCGATGGATTTGGAAATATTATTGAAGGCAGAAATATTTTTACCGCAGGAGAAACAAATACTTCATACAATCCTGAAGGGCATATTTTAATCTCGATTATTGGCGAATATCATAAAAGCCAAAAATTAAACGCTGATCAATACAATTCACTAATAAATCTAATTACTCATCTCTGTAAAAAATATCAAATAAGTCCTGATTCGATTCGTGGCCACAGAGATTATTGCAAACCCAATGAAACAGATTGCCCTGGAGATAATATCTATCAATTTATTGAAAGTAGAAAAATCATTGACGATGTAAAGAAAAAAATTAAAGAATAG